Sequence from the Cervus elaphus chromosome 19, mCerEla1.1, whole genome shotgun sequence genome:
ctttttattgtaatCATCAACGATTCCTTGGACAGTAGTAAGGGTCTTCCTGCCGTTTCTCTGTTGAATTGTTATATGGATATAATCCTCAGTGCCAGCAGGAAGCAGATCATCACCCTTACTTGCATCAGCAGAGGGGTCGAAAGAGTCGAGGTTCTGGATAGCGGACATAGGATACGATTCCTTTTCCTTGGTGGAAACGGCCTGCGGAAGGCGGCGGCGAGAGAGGGCGGGCAGGGGGGACGGAGCATCGGGAAGCGAAGGGACTCAAGGGGGTGCTTGCTGAGTCCTCGGCGGCGGCTCAGTGACTGGCTAAAGTTGAGATTCTTATGCCTGGTTGGCAGAGGAGGATACTGAGACCCAGCCAGCCTGAGGAGCCACCTTAAATTGCATAGCTGGTCAGCAGAGTGTTGGGGTTCCCCTGCTTAGAGAAGTGGCTGACAGTGGATCCACCCGCCCTGCCTCACCCACCCTGCAAGGCAAGGAGGTGACCACACACTGAAttcccactgcagcagcctcACACAGACGGCAGGTCTTGATGATTTCCAGAATGTCCCTGGTCATAAGGACGCTTGTTTATTTTATGGTTCTGTGCTAAGGCTGAGAGAAGGGGAAAGCAGCTTTAGCAGGTGTTACCAGCCTCCTACTACAGTTTCTGTAGCAAACTACCAAAAATTAGTGCATGAAAATGACCATATAAAGCATCTTGAGGTCACAAGTCTGCAACAGGCCTCACTGGGCTGAAACCAAGGTCTTAGCAGCGCAAATCCTCTTGAGGCTCCAGCAGGGAAAagctgtttccttgccttttccagctcctagGAGCACCCTTACTCCTTGACTTGGAGCCCCATCATCTTCTTCACAGGCAGCTACTCTGGGTCAGAACCTCCCACTTTTAAGAACTCGTATTTGCATTAGTCTCccatctggataatccaggaAAACCTCCCAAAGTTAAGGTCAGTGGTTTAGCaatctcagctctgcctgccACCTGAATTCCCCTTGATGTGTACTGTAACATGTTCATGGCAATGTGCACGAGGACATGGGCATCTTTGGGGGGAAGGTGTCATTTCTCTGACTACATGTAGGGTCCCTCAGGGACTGGAACCAGCCAGACTCCTCCGCACTCAGGGTCTCTGTTCTGTGCAGGAGGGCTTCTCCAGGTCTCGGCTCTTCTCACTTGTCCTTCCCAGGTGGACTCTCAGGTTGCAGTTCCTGATGCTGTTACCTTGGTTACTATCTCTTTTCCTGGACCACAGGCTCCAGAGACAATGACCACGCTCAGTCCATCCAGCTTCAGACCATCCAGCCCTGATCAGGCCATCAATCAGCAAAACCAAGGACAATGAGAGACCTCACATTTGTACATCacattctgaaagtgaaagtgttagttgctcagtcatgtccgactctttgcaaccccatggactgtagcccaccaggctcctctgtccttgggcttctccaggcaagattactagagtgggctgccatgccctcctccaggggatcttcccaacccagggatcgaagccaggtctcctgcattgcaggcagattctttaccatctgagccactagggaagctccaaCTCTTCCAAATATGGTTCATTGCCTGGTTCCAAGTCTATTGGGCCATCCTAGCACCATCTGATATGAGAGGTCAGCCTGCTCTGCATTCTGACCCCTCCACGCATACCACGTGGCCCATTTCTGTCTCACTGATGCTCCACAGACCTGTGCTTTATCTTGTTATGtgtctttcttcattttatattataattaatgAAATCAGAGCTGGAAAactacatatttaaataaaatggtaaacatttgttttattatttacttttatttttggctgtactgggtcttcattgtggtgcatgggctttccctagttaTGGCTCATGGACTCTGGTTagagcctgtgggatcttagctctccaaccaag
This genomic interval carries:
- the LOC122675177 gene encoding eukaryotic translation initiation factor 1-like; the encoded protein is MSAIQNLDSFDPSADASKGDDLLPAGTEDYIHITIQQRNGRKTLTTVQGIVDDYNKKKLVKEFKKKFACNGTVIEHPEYGEVIQLQGDQRKNISQFLVETGLPKDNQLKVHGF